actgtttttgttttgatcgcCACTTAAATCGGCTCTTTAGGTAAGTGCTTTTTGTCTCACAGGGCCTAAAGATATGTTATATAAATGAGGTAAAATATGTTAATCGCAAAGTGTCGTTGAAATGAGCAGGACAACATTCAAATGTCATGAATGCAGACAATGGGCATTGCTTTAAACATTGTGCATTTGTTTAGCTCCCAAGTGGGTGCTTTGTGTCTTGCCAGATTTAGCATGTGGCGATCGTATTATAACGCTGCGTTTTGTCAATGGTTATTCCACATTCATTGGCCAGCCAATTTgcatatataatttatttgcaattgtTGTGACATTTTGCCAGCCACTGACGATTGCGCCAAATGCCTTCGCCAGACAGGTTGTCGTTGCCGTGGGAACTTGTGGCGGAATCTCCGACCAGAAATCTCAGACCTtcgtctctctctctccgGTTCAACTTTCACTGAGGCAGTGCTTCCTTAATTAAGCCATCTTAATGGGTAACTGGGGCTCGTTCGGTTATCTGCGGGCAGACAATGGCTTAATCTGCCAGCTAGATCCCAGCATCATCGGGCCGGGTCCCCGGGCGCACCTTCCTTCAATTAACCAGGCAGCCGACTTCATTTACCTACTTAAAGAGTAAAAGTTTAGCGTCTTAGCCCCAGTCTCTTGGCCTTTTGGGCTGACAAACTGCAGCAGCGCATGGATGCCGTACTCCTATTTCTATTTCCAAATGCCATTTTGGCGGTGGATCCAAGCGGCCAAGTGCTAATGCCCCCAGCCCGCCGACTGCTATGTCTTTGAGCTCCAACTTGTCACGCTGCCACAGACTGGAGCTCTCTCTCCGCGGAAACCGGTTCTCTGGTGGCCGGTCGCAAACGAAATCTCCATCTGCCCGGGTTCCATAATTCACGCCAGTCTGCACTGAGCCGCACCGGTCGATATGTCCAATTTGCGCTGAGGCCGGCAAATATTTGAGAAAGTCCACCCACTAAGAAACCAGTCGGCTTGGTAGGCCTctgcactgaaagaaacaaatttagaatattttacaaacacacaaaaaatacaCTTTTTTTGACTGACAGGCAAAAATCTTTAGTTTTCAGCAACATGGCCGATCGACCGCAGGATCCAAAGGCTCCAAAGCCACTGAAACCCGTCCCCAAGACAGGTGATCCGATAATCTCGCAGATTGGCGACTTCCGGCGCTACCAGTTGTTCTTTTTCTTCATCGTTCTACTGTGCAAATTTGGCACGGGATGGCACACCCTGGGCCACATTTTCCTCGCAGCACCGACGCCGTTATCCTGCAAGACGGAGAACGTCACGGATCCCTGCAGTGACGAATGCTCCGAGACCGAGTTCGACACTAGCGTCTTTAAGTCCACCATTATAACTGAGTGGGATCTCACCTGCGATAGTAAACGGCTGGCCAGCTTGTCCCAAAGTATCGTCATGCTGGGCATCTTGTTCGGCAGTATTCTGTTTGGCATGTTCGCTGATCGGTGAGTATCTCAAGattattaaaaagttttcgTATGCTAAACCAAACTTGAAAGCAAGTCGGTAAAAGAGGGCTTTCTATGGTTTACTAGTTAAACCACTAGGTTAACTGGTGGACCATTAGCAAACACTTTTTTATTAGTTGAAAAcaatttttctgtttttgagtTAGGCCGCCTACTATTGAATTTTTCCATGTCAATTCACAGGTATGGACGTCGCCCTGCCTTCCTGACGTGCTGCTTCATGCAGCTGATCACTGGCCTCATCGTCTGCGTATCCCCCTACTACTGGTTCTACTGCTTCTTTAGGTTCCTGGTGGCTGTGGCCACGGCGGGAACGATGACCACCAGGTGGGTTAAAAGGCACTGCCTAAGAGATTCCCAGTAATGTAAATGACTGATCCCATCCACAGTTTCGTCTTGCTGATGGAAATCGTGGGACCCCAGAAGCGCGAAATGGTAGCCATTCTCTACCAAATCCCCTTCAACATCGGCCACGCCTCCCTGGCCCTGTTCGCCTACTTTATTCGAGAATGGCGCTATTTCCAGTTCAGCATCACCATTTTCTCGGTCGTGTTCGTGATCTACATTTGGCTGGTCCCCGAGTCGCCACGCTGGCTCTTTACCACCGGCAAGCTGGACAAGTCCATCAAGATTCTGGAGAAGATCGCCAAGTGCAATAGGGCTCCGACGGAAACGATTCGGCCGGAGATCGAAGCTGCATATGCGGCACTGGCAGCCCGCCAGCCGGTCAAAAAGGGCACCGTCGTGGACCTATTCCGGACACCCTATATGCGGATTAAGACCATATTTATGGCCAACAATTGGCTGGTGGTTTGCATGGTCTACTACGGCACCGCTCAGTATGTCTCCGCGCTGGGCGGCAACATCTTCATCAGCAACGCAATCGCCGCCGGAGTGGGCATTCCAGGCACCTGCCTCTGTGCGATCATGACCAAGTACCTCGGACGCAAGAAGACCCTGCTTCTTTCCAATGGATGCAGTGCTTTGGGCTTGATCCTATTGGCCTGCCTTTCCACTCAGGCAGAGGTTGTGCGTGTGACCTGCGCCACCATTGGGCTTTTTGGAGCATCAATCACCTTTCCGAATGTCTACTTGTACGGCGGAGAGCTCTTTCCCACTGTTGTGCGTTCCAGTGGAGTTGGTCTCTGCTCGATGGTCGGACGAATAGGCTCCATTGTGGCCCCGCTCATCGTCGATCTGGCTGCATACGGTCTGTGGGTGGCGCCCCTCATCTTTGGAATTTTCTCCATTCTGGCAATGCTCGGCACAATTTTCTTGCCGGAGACACGAGGAACTCCACTGCCGGAAACTCTGGAGGACGGAGAGACATTCGGGCGTAAAAATAAGACTCAGGCATAGGGCTTTTCTCCCAGTGTTGCATCGGTATAGCAAGGCGAGAATTTAAAATTTTCGAGCCCAGCTAAACTCCTATTGCCTGGGCtctaaaattattaaatttcgaCTTAAGTTGAGATTTATACGATGCGATATGTCAGTCACCGAAAAGCTAAACTGCCGTTCGTGCCGCAAACAAAAGgcgaaaagccaaaaaaaaattgaaaaatctaGCGAATGCAAAAGGTAATTACCGCGGAGTAACTTCCACTTCGTGATTATTAAAACTGGGTTAGCAGTCTGAATCCAGTCTCAATCGTAGCTGTTCTCCAACTGCCTTAATGTCGAGGTGCAAAGCAGCCAAATAGCTAACTGGCAAACCCGCCAAGTGACTGGGAATGCAAGCTTCGCATGTGAACCCAATCGATAGCAGCTAAGACCAATGAAATTATATAGTAGAATTCAAGCAGAAGTGGGAACTGTTTCTCCGGACCGAAGTGCATCTCATAAGGTTTCTGTGGGCAAACGCGAGGGTGTCAATCTGGAATATATGTATCAGCTGTCGCTATAAGTCCGGTAAAATCTGTACCATCAAGGTCGTATGAAACATTTATTCGGTTGTTACGTTAATAGTTTAAGAGCCATGCAATGTAATTTTGAATCgaataaattgcattttagcatttcatttaataaaaCAACTCTGCAGAATCGATTACACACATCACCGCGAATGACATTCACCGCGTTTCCATTAGGTCGACTCCAGTCGATGCCCATGGCAATTATCGGCAACCATCTCATCACACCAtctccgcatccacatcctctGGCATCGCGATGGGATGAGATGACCTTGGCCAGGCAAAAACCGGCTGGGGCACCACTCAAGGTTAATATTCATTGTCAACATTGGGTACGCCTCATTTGTTTGCGTCTCTTGGCTCGGATCCTCGCTCCTCATTCAACATCTCTTTTCCACGAAGAGAAAAGAGGTGAAAATGTACTTGGttacaaaagaaaaaattaaaattaaagaaaaatcaaattaatgtCGTAACAATtcaaacattaaaaaaaataattgatgTTGGATAACGTTTTTATTTGTCTTTATGTTGATGTTTTTCAgacttaatattaatattaaatattttctgtaCACACTATCGAAATTTGTTTCCGTGCATCTAGCAATCAGTCGTCGGCACTTGGCAACATAAAGCGGTGCCCAATCCTTCGAAACTGCATCGCCACTCAGCCCGgagctgcagttgcaattgcGGATTCGGACTGGGTCCGAAACCGATGTCCAGAATGGGCCAAGTTTTTAGCGTCATTGGCGCTGGCAGGTTGTCATGTCAGCAGTACGCAAACTGTCAGAATTCAAGAGGAGCTCCTAGCTGGATGGTTCCTCGAACCGACTGGCGGTGTCGCATACTTAATCAGCGGCGGCGTGTCTTAGTGATAATTACCGGGCATTTTTGCAGCATTGAAGCTCCCCAAAGCCGCCCGCTGATGCTGTGCGATGTGGCCAAATGAATGGTCAGAGCGGCATCACTGTAGTCGCTCGATGATTATTCATTGCGCCCTGCCTGAGTTCCCGATCCCCCAATGCTCCTCCCACAACGCTCCCATCGACTCGAAGCAATTTGTTGATATTCTGGTAGCCATTAAGGAGCAACAGGCGACAAACAGCGCTGAGGGGAATGCCATAAAAGTTAAATGCCTCAAGTAGGCCCAAAAAGACAAAAGCTCTCCGGCATACAGAAACTTCAAATCGACCCTAAGAGACAAACGGTATATGAAACGGTATTCTTTTATGAAAAGTTTTATATTGTTTAATAATTGTATAGGTATTTATGCATATagtaataaaatcattaagTCAATTATCTACGACAACATAAAGTAGACAAAGTTATGAGACGATAACATTCctgaacaaaatatttaaaaaactgTAAAACGGCCGCGGAAATGACTCATTTTGTTGATAAACAAAGGGTatgccaacaacaacaacagggtTATAGATTGCCATATTCAGCCATTCAAAAACGCGACACTTGAGCGAAGCTGTAAAGGCAAAACTGCCACTCAAAAATGCAACGAGAGGCAACCTTTTGGCCAACAGCACATGGCAAATTTGCCGGGCCAAAACCGCAGACAGGCAAAAGcggcagaagcagcagcacgGAGACAAAACCCATTTAAGTTCAAAGCAAGCCAACCGACAAGACGATCATTATCTGAGCGGCATATCTATTTGCGATTACCGAGGAGCTGGCTTGGCTCTCAGCCTGAGTTTCAGTTTTGGCTCGAGATGAGGATGCGGATGAGCAAGAGGATGAAGCTCAAAACTGGCCTGAATCGTGGGAGTTTCGGATCGCAGACTCCAAGGCGGTGTGGTGGCAACGTGGGCGCATAAGGCAGGGAAATGTCAAAATGACGCGCTTTGTTGTTTATCATATTTACCGCAAACCCGGCAAAAAGAGATTGGCGGACTATGAGTCGGGACAAATGCAATTAGTATTCAAATGTGGACGCGCCAGCGAGCACGACGCCAAAACGAGTCATCATCATCTGCCAGGGAACGAcacttggacttggacttggactgGGATCTGAGGTCTGAGCTCTGAGCTCAGAGCTGTGAGCTCTGGAAGGGGCCAACTTCTTTGGCCACAAAGGAGCCGAGCCGGCTCTTTACATGCTGAAAAATGCCTAGGCTTTTGTGGCTCACAGTTCGCCGTAATTTAGCGTACgcattttgcatttgaaatgcGAGCAGCGAACGGCGACGACTTCTGATTAATTCCTCAGCTGGGCGCTACAAATTCGTTTGACTAATTGCGACCGGGCAATGGGAGTAGGAAAGACTGGGATGGGGCAGCGGAATGGAGATGGTAATGGTGGTAATGGGTGTGGGTATTCCAGACGGAGGATTCCGCGGAACACCTTATCGGCCGCAATTAAACGTGCCGTCGTCCAGTCCAGCGATTTAATGTATGATTTCTTTTAAATCATATCTACGTGACTGTGGCTCTGCCTTATCAGCATGGGCATTTCCCCAGCTACAAgttgcactgggaaaaaattTAATTCCTTTAATTCAAGCAAATAATAAGTATTAAAAAGCTCTAATATTTAAGGACAGCCAATAAAAAGCACCAAGATAACTGATAACTCATCTggatatgaaaatttctctgaatttaactttaaaatgttaataaataGCAGAGATTAATTAAGAAGGATATTTTGATGCAAATTTTTGCTTATGATATTTATAGCTTTTTCTCTGCACTGTTGCAAACTCATTAATGACAGAAACCACGGGCGGGCGGCCCCTCAGATGATTCAATATGGCCGCTAGTTGCATATTAAGTAGCCAGCCTCGGCGATTCCGATGCTTTCTCTTATATAACCATAAAATTGGCTGGCAAACAGACAAAAGTAGAAACCAGCAACACAAAATGTGTCGTGGGCGCTATCAAGTGACAGCTCTGTGGATCCAAACAGTTTTAAAATTAACAACCGAGTTATGACAACTGCCAGCAATTAAAATTGACAATTGATATGACATACTGTAGATTTGCGGGTGGCGGGTATATAAAAAATTGGCAATAAAATGAATACGTTTGGGACCCGAGAATGAATGTCCTGGGAGTGGCTAGAAAAGGAATGGGGCAGTTACTTAATCTAAAAAATACCGTTAAAATAAATTCGCTTAAAATAATACCATGTTCTTGTTTGAAAGATAAACATAATATAATCTATCGAGTTAACTTTTTCTTAGTTTTACTTTTGGCTTTAAAATTTGCGTCCAGTGCACCAGCTACTATCAAACAAAGGCGATTAGAGTGCCATGGGTTTTAATTGCGGACTCTTTTTGCAAATGCTGGTCAAAAGTAATTGCTTCAATTTTGGGAAAGCGACAGATCGCGTAGTACAGATCCGTTGCAGATACAGCCTTTTTGGTTGCACAAATATGACAATTGTCGACAATATTAAAATGTGCTACGTGCGCTAAATCTGCCGACATCAAAAAGCTTCCGAAAAGGGCACAAAGTGAAGCACGGCAGGGCCAAAACAGGTGGGCCACGATGTTGGCCTGGCCAAatgacattttttttttggaaagaGGTGCGGGGAACGCCATTCGACAGCTACTGATAGCACACTCAATTTGCATTCGAGTGGAGATGGAGGAGAACGCTGGCCGAAATCAAGTGTAATGACTGCCAGCCAATTACTTTTTATAACTTTCTAGCTGGCACTTCAATCTCGTCCAGTAATTAGTTGGCCAAAGAGTTGACGACAGGTGGTCCAGGTGCGTGGGCGACAAAGGGAACCGCACACATTAACATAATGTTATGAGAGGGCTTTAAGTAAAAAACCCGAAGCTCAACCCTATTATTTCTCAGCCCCTTCCGCTTCTTTatttacttctttttttttttgttttttgcctgCCAGCAATCCTCGACAAAGTCGTTGGCAATTCCATGTGTGTGCCCTCCTTGAAGCATTTAAGACTGGCCATCCGGCACAGACAATTAAAAACCCTCTGCAGCtctgccatttgccattttataAGCACAGATTACAGCTTTCCGTATACGTAACGCACTGGAAGGAGAGCACGAGGGCGGAAAGTGGGCGGGTCGGGGACAACCAGCCAGGACCCATCGTGGTCCGATAAGCGGTGCGCACTAGGAGGACTCCACTTCAAATAGTTGGATCAGTGGTGACGACTGCAAACGATAGAAGGTGGTTGAATTGGgttttttaaaagtatttCTACTATGTTCGTCTGATTAAATGCATGACTACATTTCAATGATCTTTAATCTTTAATCTTTAAAAAAGGGTGCACTCTCGCTTAAAAAAATATCTTAAAAATATCTTTGGTCCAAAAGTAGCCAAATTGGCATTCCCAGCTCTGCTGTTTCCCGTATCTGCAGTGTGTTGTGATTTTATGTTGGCCATAGTCATCCTGGACGTCCTTTTCGCTGCTCCATGTTCCATTCCACCGCTCATTGTCTGCTTGCCTGCTTTAATGACATTGCACTGCACTTATTTCGTTTTTGGCTCTTTATACTTATGCTTTTTTCTGGCGGAGATACCACCTTGTACTCCATGTTGATGGCCGGCTGTAAAACCTTATGATAGCTTAATTTTAGAGGTTTTAGATCGCTTTTGCATTTTCTTCGCTTcggacacacacacgcacatgaCAATGTGATTTGGCCCGAAATCAGTTGCAAATTTGCATGGACGAGCTCAAAATGAAGTCATTCCAATGCCAAACCGAAAATGACAAAACTTGAGGGGCGGTGGAAAGCGTAATGGGAAAAATTGATGCGGAAAAGCTTGGAAAATCGAGAGGAAGCTGTTCAGTATGCAGTGCACAGATTATAAGGCGCATCATCAAGGGGTTGTATTATCAGATTTTATTCCATACCTTGTACTCACACAACAAAAAGATTGATATAGGTTACATAATTAGATTTTCCCTGAATAAGTCCTACAAGTCTCAACAATATAACAACGGTTACAACTCATATATGCATTGGTATACAATTGTACCATAAGAATGACTATTTAATACTTACTCGCTTATCTAAGGACACCATAACCTGGCCAACAATTTGAATACGCAAACGAAATCGTAATTGAAATGTTACAGCTatgaaattacaaaaataaagaagGAGTGATATGACGCACTCCCAGCTGAGACCCCAATATATCGAAACGTGTCCGAAATTGGGGTTGAATCTGAGTCGTTATCATTTGCGAAGGCGCCCCGTATAATATGATACTTCATCAATTCAAAGAAAAACCATTTAATATGGAAATGACCTCAGAAAGGGGAAAGTCCCGTCCGACAATCAAATTGGAAGGGCACATGATGTGATATGAAATCGAGAAGGCTTACGGAACTTGGCACACAGAAAAAAATGTTCAATCTATCCATTCTTCCTTACACTGGTAATTGTTCATGGATAAGAGTTTAAGAGCATTTCCTGTTTTTCAGTAAATTGATCTGATTTCAAGTGCCAAGGAAAACCACAAAAGCGTATTTGTTATATATCTTTTCCTATCTGTAATGTGGCACAATCGCAAGAAGCAAATTTGCATGTGACGCATATATACGACAGACATCGTAAAATCTCAGAGAAAAGCAGATATGGCCGCGAGTTACAAACTGGCGACAAATGAGCAAAGGAAGTGCATAAGCGGCAACCGGAAGCCGAAGTATTTCGAGCCCGGGCGAAGACGAATCGAGAGCTGTTAACGCATTTACAAGCCTCGGCGACGACAATGAAATATCGCCGAAGATTATCAGGACCGGGGAGTCCGGAGTCCGGACTCCGGCGCATTTACTTTGCATAATAAGCCGGATTATGGCGGCCCCTCGAGCTCTATAAAGCGGAGTGAGATGACGTTGACAATTGATTGCTGGCAATGGAAATGGCACGGAAAAATATTTGCCGGATTTCATTAAGCGTCACGGAAATGGGCGAGtgaaaaatttgatttagCGTAGTGTGAAGTTCATCAGAGGCGCCATCTCCGACTGACTGGAGGTAATGTTTTTATGTTAGAAATCACTTAGACCTTTGGTCAGCGGAAGTGGCCATAAAATAGCCATGgcgcatccacatccgcatctTTGGCCATAAATTCGACTGTGAAATTGAAACTTAAAATGCGTAAAGTATACGCCCCATTCGCCGGCCGCCAAGTCTGAAGTTGCCTGAAGAGCAGTTTCaatttttatgtgtattttataTGCCTACTGTAGATTTCCGGCCATCTTGCTATGGAGTCCTTCTCCGCGTTCCCCCATCCTTCGCGGCTTTTTCCGCCAAAGCTCAAAGGCCAGAGGCTCACAAATGTTGCCGCCGTTTCTTTCTTGCCACTTTGGTGTCTATTCAGGGGGCTTTCCCCGAAAACTCCACGTTCACGTTCGCAATCGTCATAAATCTTATGGCCACATCTTGAATTTATGTGCCTCCCGCACCCTCTGAAATTCCAGCCAGAGTGCGAGTCCCATTCTGCGGCTGTGTTTTGTGGCTTAGATTAGCAATTCTGGCATCTGCTGGCGATTTTCTATTGATTTTCGCAGTGCCACttattgaatttgtttgcacTGCTCTGCTCtggccaaaaagttttttaatcaAAAGTCCTTCCCGAAAATAGTTCGCTTAAAGTGTTTAGCCAAATGACAGACAGAGTCCAGCAGCTTGCACTTTGACTGGCAACAATCCGAAACGTTTCAATTCCGCACAAGACAAAGACCGAGAAACAAAAGCCACTGTAGCAGAGGCATTTTCAGCTAAAATATTTACAGCAAAAATGTTTTGTGCAGAGATAGCAAACAAAGGGATGGCCATCCCCAACCTTTGCCTTTTTAAGGGCAGATTTCATTACTGGCTGACCAGCATGCCGCTCTAAGACAATCAAAGGTGAGCTGGCAACTGCGACGACAGGAGGGTTTgggtttcttttattttccgCCTGGTTGGAGTACGAGCCGAGGAAGGGAGTAGGGGTTGGAGATGGAGCCAAAGTCACGTGGATATGCGGATGCTGGAATCCGCCAGATTTGCTGCCCTGGGAAAGATGCGGCCACCAGCAGACCAACGCAGCTGAGCTGCATCCACCGCCATGAAAATTGGCGTCTgccaaacataaataaaaagggGAAAGGTAGACAAATCCGGAATAAATAACAGCGTTTGTCTGGCCCGTCCTGCGGCGGTCTGCAATCCGGACTGGGATCGGGTTCGGGTTCGGGTTCGGGACTGGGATGGGCTGGGGTCTGAAGTCTGGAATCAGGAGAGGGTAGTGCCACGTCAGCACGGACGTTATGGCAACCGACGGCGTCGAGACACCTGCCCATTGTGGCTCTTCCAGGCACTTTGCCCCCGCGTTGCGTATACGCTCAGTTGCACCGCAAAATGAGCGAAAGTCGCAGCGTCTATTTGCCATGGCAATGGTATTGCCAGCACcactggcaaaggcaatgtgTCTTTTGTAGCGCgcttttaataaaatataaccATTTAATTGGTGTGGCAACCGTAGGAAGCTGCCTTTTTCCCGCTTCCTGTCTCCAACTTAAAGTTCTCATTCAATAAGGAACCCTTAAGGATTCATATGTAGCCATTTtgggaaaaaaatatatattattttcaaataattaatcTTTATTTATTATCTTTTATTATTACTAGAATATATAGCTGCCAGTTAAATGTTACTTTTGAGCAAACCCTTGATATCCTCACGCAATGACTATAAAATATTCCTCAGCTTATTGGCGACTTCAGTCTGAATTCATTGCTCGATGAAGAAGCAATGGGAGCTGCACCTCAGTTAGTGTTGATTGCGATCGTTTTAAGTGTGTGCCATTCCACATGTTCGTACCATCCTCGCCTGTCTACTTACAGACTTGTGTTCGAGGTTCCACTGACGCCACTCGAGGAGGAGAAAATTCAAAAAGTCAGGGAACTCGTTTTAGACACCGGGGATAATGGATCCATTACATTGAAATACTTGGTTAGCCTACTTGGAAGGCTTACAGAGCGGTATGTGCAACTTGAAGAGAACTCCAAAGTTCAAGGCGTTCTCATAGACAATCTTAAGACACTTGAGACCGTAGCCAAAAAAATAAGCGAATTAAAAAGTaaggaaattaataaaatgaaaGATGATTTACTTGACTGTTCAAAAACTCAAGAAAAATCACAGATTCAAGAGGTCGAGATCGAGAACTGTAAGATCCTACTAAACCAAAGGAAAAATATGGTAACAAGATTGGAAGTCAAATTAAACGCGTGTCACAACACTCAGGTGGCAAATGAGGAATTAATTAAGATCCTGCAACTGAAAAATACGGAAAgcactactactactactgaAAATCCAGAAAATGGTGTAACTTTAAAAACCAATATCAAGGATTTGTTCTATTCTCAGCAAAGTGGCTGCGCTGCACTTGGGAATTTTACCGGAGTAAAATCCATCGAAGTGCCTACGATTGGAGAGGTTAATGTCTATTGCAATAGCCTTCTGGCGCGACCAGAGACGAGAAAATGGCAAAACCAACTTTATCCGCAAATGGATGGAGTATAGGGAGGGCTTTGGAAACATAACGGGGGAGTTTTTTATTGGACTGCAGACGCTTCATCAGCTCACCAAATCGGAACAGTATGAGCTACATATTCAATTGGAAGATTTTGAGGGAGAGCAGAGATTTGCCCACTACGATCGATTTGAGGTGGATGAAGAGGACTCGGGCTATGCACTGCTATCCCTAGGAAAATACACTGGCAATGCTGGTGATGCACTAACTCATAATCTCCATGCCAAGTTCAGTACTTACGATGAGGATAACCTTGAAAAATGCGCAGCTAGGAAGGAAGGTGCCTGGTGGTACGGGGACAAATGTGGTTTTAGGTGAGATCACAAGCTAAATGTATGTAGGAAACTTGTTAATTTTGTATTCTATATTATCTCCAGCAATCTGAATGGCATCTATTCGGTTGGAGATCAGATATATGACTACGATGGCGTAGGAGTCTTTTGGAACACTGCCGAGTGGCACGACTACACTTATTCCCTTAAGACAGTACACATGTTGATAAGGCCGAAGCTGAATTAAAGGAAAAATGTAAATCGATTCTAGTTCCTTTTAAAAGATCATAAACTGCAGTAATTCTTGCTCAGATAAGTACAGCGAGTAGTAATTAGTAATAAAAGCCTTGGAGAAACAGATTGTACTGAAGTACTCAATGCAAAATAAGATATAATTAGAaaccataaataaaatgtactATAATCTTGCAATAGAGTGCactttgttattaattattgtgGAGTAATTATAAGTGATAAAAAGTGTCGCTGCATTCAACTTAGCTTGTATAAATACCCGAGTGCATAGGCAATTTTCATAACTTTCGTCCGATGGCAACTGCTTTGCCAACACCCCGACTTGAAAACACGCTCTTTAATTAATTCAAAGACAAGTGCAAAGATTCGCACCACCACCATGAGGAGGATGACGAGGATTCGGAGGGGGATGACTCTGGGTGTGAGGGGAACGA
This genomic interval from Drosophila mauritiana strain mau12 chromosome 2R, ASM438214v1, whole genome shotgun sequence contains the following:
- the LOC117136987 gene encoding microfibril-associated glycoprotein 4-like, with the translated sequence MSIAIAFWRDQRRENGKTNFIRKWMEYREGFGNITGEFFIGLQTLHQLTKSEQYELHIQLEDFEGEQRFAHYDRFEVDEEDSGYALLSLGKYTGNAGDALTHNLHAKFSTYDEDNLEKCAARKEGAWWYGDKCGFSNLNGIYSVGDQIYDYDGVGVFWNTAEWHDYTYSLKTVHMLIRPKLN
- the LOC117137477 gene encoding organic cation transporter protein, with the translated sequence MADRPQDPKAPKPLKPVPKTGDPIISQIGDFRRYQLFFFFIVLLCKFGTGWHTLGHIFLAAPTPLSCKTENVTDPCSDECSETEFDTSVFKSTIITEWDLTCDSKRLASLSQSIVMLGILFGSILFGMFADRYGRRPAFLTCCFMQLITGLIVCVSPYYWFYCFFRFLVAVATAGTMTTSFVLLMEIVGPQKREMVAILYQIPFNIGHASLALFAYFIREWRYFQFSITIFSVVFVIYIWLVPESPRWLFTTGKLDKSIKILEKIAKCNRAPTETIRPEIEAAYAALAARQPVKKGTVVDLFRTPYMRIKTIFMANNWLVVCMVYYGTAQYVSALGGNIFISNAIAAGVGIPGTCLCAIMTKYLGRKKTLLLSNGCSALGLILLACLSTQAEVVRVTCATIGLFGASITFPNVYLYGGELFPTVVRSSGVGLCSMVGRIGSIVAPLIVDLAAYGLWVAPLIFGIFSILAMLGTIFLPETRGTPLPETLEDGETFGRKNKTQA